Proteins co-encoded in one Jeotgalibacillus malaysiensis genomic window:
- a CDS encoding dihydroorotase, with the protein MNLLIKGANVFGYGVTDVRISEGKIQSIGDCSPIHNEEVIEASGKTLSPGFVDVHIHLREPGGEHKETIKTGTEAAARGGYTLVCAMPNTRPVPDDIETLKNIQKKITEDALIPVLPYASITKNLAGKEINDLEALAAQGAFAFTDDGVGIQSADQMLQVMKRAAALGKAVVAHCEDNSLIHGGCMHEGKRSSELGLPGIPSVCESVQIARDVLLAEAADCHYHVCHVSTKESVRVIRDAKKAGIKVTAEVTPHHLLLNEEAIPDDDANFKMNPPLRSKEDQQALIEGLEDGTLDFIATDHAPHAKEEKDEGMLRAPFGITGLETAFQLLNTAFVETGRWTIDQLIEWLAVKPAAVFGLDAGKLAEKAFADLILLDLKEKSEIDAEGFRSKGKNTPFNHQQVSGKVVLTISKGQIVFQEELV; encoded by the coding sequence ATGAACTTATTAATTAAAGGTGCAAATGTATTTGGATACGGAGTAACGGACGTCAGAATCTCTGAAGGCAAAATTCAATCAATTGGTGATTGTTCACCTATACATAATGAGGAGGTCATTGAGGCTTCAGGAAAGACACTCTCCCCGGGGTTTGTAGATGTACACATTCATTTAAGAGAACCGGGCGGAGAACATAAAGAAACAATCAAAACGGGCACAGAGGCTGCAGCGCGCGGAGGATATACGCTAGTTTGTGCAATGCCTAACACCAGGCCGGTTCCGGATGACATTGAAACACTTAAAAATATCCAGAAAAAGATCACTGAAGATGCATTGATTCCGGTTCTGCCATACGCATCTATTACAAAAAATCTGGCTGGTAAAGAGATAAATGATTTAGAAGCACTTGCAGCACAGGGTGCTTTTGCCTTCACGGATGATGGAGTCGGTATTCAAAGTGCTGATCAGATGCTTCAGGTGATGAAAAGGGCTGCTGCATTAGGAAAAGCAGTCGTTGCTCACTGTGAAGACAACAGTCTGATCCACGGCGGGTGCATGCATGAAGGGAAACGCTCAAGCGAACTAGGACTGCCTGGTATTCCATCAGTGTGCGAGTCTGTTCAGATCGCACGCGATGTGCTGCTAGCTGAAGCAGCTGACTGCCACTACCACGTCTGCCACGTCTCTACTAAAGAATCTGTCAGAGTAATACGTGATGCGAAAAAAGCTGGCATAAAAGTAACAGCTGAAGTTACACCGCACCACCTGTTATTAAATGAAGAAGCAATTCCAGATGATGACGCGAACTTCAAAATGAATCCGCCGCTTAGGTCTAAAGAAGATCAGCAGGCATTGATCGAAGGGCTTGAAGATGGAACGCTCGATTTCATTGCAACAGACCATGCGCCACATGCAAAAGAGGAAAAAGATGAAGGAATGCTGAGAGCGCCATTTGGTATAACAGGACTCGAAACAGCATTTCAATTATTAAATACAGCCTTTGTAGAAACCGGACGATGGACGATTGACCAGCTGATTGAATGGCTGGCAGTAAAACCGGCAGCTGTTTTCGGACTAGATGCGGGGAAACTTGCAGAAAAAGCATTTGCAGATCTGATATTACTGGATCTGAAAGAAAAAAGTGAGATTGATGCAGAAGGTTTCAGATCTAAAGGAAAAAACACACCATTTAATCATCAGCAGGTCAGTGGAAAAGTTGTGCTGACAATCAGCAAAGGACAAATTGTATTTCAGGAGGAGCTCGTATGA
- a CDS encoding carbamoyl phosphate synthase small subunit, producing MTNKLLILEDGSVFKGEGFGWMGDAEGEVVFNTGMTGYQEILSDPSYCAQMVVLTYPLIGNYGINRDDFESIHPYIKALIVREACDLPSNFRSEASIDDLLKEKKIPGLSGIDTRRLTKLIRSYGTMKGRICEETAEIARVVSDLKSSALATDQVSRVSTKSSYPSPGRGKRVVVVDYGMKHGILRELNRRQCDVIVVPYHTSAKEILRLHPDGVVLSNGPGDPKSVPESVKAVKELIGAVPIFGICLGHQLLALAGGADTFKLKFGHRGSNHPVKDIETGKVAITAQNHGYAVDEDSLLTTDFIVTHKALNDGTVEGIKHREHAVFSVQYHPEASPGPEDANELFDRFIQLMKEEEIQYA from the coding sequence ATGACAAACAAACTGCTTATTTTAGAAGATGGTTCAGTATTTAAAGGAGAAGGCTTCGGCTGGATGGGCGATGCTGAGGGAGAAGTTGTATTTAATACAGGTATGACAGGTTATCAGGAAATTCTCTCAGATCCATCATATTGTGCGCAGATGGTTGTGCTGACGTACCCCCTGATTGGAAATTATGGAATTAACAGAGACGATTTTGAATCAATTCATCCTTATATTAAGGCGCTCATTGTACGGGAAGCGTGCGATCTGCCATCTAACTTCAGAAGTGAAGCAAGTATAGATGATCTTTTGAAAGAAAAGAAGATTCCTGGTCTTTCAGGAATTGATACAAGAAGGCTGACAAAGCTGATCAGAAGTTATGGAACGATGAAGGGAAGAATCTGTGAAGAAACAGCAGAAATTGCACGCGTTGTATCAGATCTGAAGTCCTCAGCACTTGCTACTGATCAGGTGAGCCGTGTATCAACAAAATCCTCCTACCCGAGTCCTGGTCGGGGGAAAAGGGTTGTAGTCGTTGATTATGGCATGAAGCACGGAATTTTGAGAGAGCTGAACCGCAGACAGTGTGACGTAATTGTTGTCCCGTATCATACTTCAGCAAAAGAAATTCTGAGACTTCACCCGGACGGTGTTGTGCTCTCTAATGGACCCGGAGATCCGAAATCAGTACCTGAATCAGTGAAGGCAGTTAAAGAATTAATTGGCGCTGTTCCGATCTTTGGGATCTGTCTTGGTCACCAGCTGCTCGCACTCGCAGGCGGAGCAGACACATTCAAGCTGAAATTTGGCCATCGCGGTTCAAATCACCCTGTTAAAGACATTGAAACAGGGAAAGTGGCTATCACTGCACAGAATCACGGCTATGCAGTCGATGAAGACTCTTTACTGACAACTGATTTTATCGTGACACATAAAGCATTGAATGATGGAACCGTAGAGGGAATTAAACATAGAGAGCATGCAGTATTTTCTGTACAGTATCACCCCGAAGCATCACCAGGTCCTGAGGATGCAAATGAACTGTTTGACCGTTTTATTCAACTGATGAAAGAGGAGGAAATTCAATATGCCTAA
- a CDS encoding carbamoyl-phosphate synthase large chain, whose amino-acid sequence MPKRTDIKTILVIGSGPIIIGQAAEFDYAGTQACLALKEEGYRVVLVNSNPATIMTDTEIADKVYMEPLTVEFISRIIRMERPDALLPTLGGQTALNLAVELSDSGILEDCGVEILGTKLDAIQQAEDRDLFRKLMNELNEPVPESEIIHNLDEAYAFVQEIGYPVIVRPAFTLGGTGGGICNNEEELVEVVTSGLKYSPVTQCLLEKSIAGFKEIEYEVMRDKDDHAIVVCNMENIDPVGIHTGDSIVVAPSQTLSDREYQMLRNCSLKIIRALGIEGGCNVQLALDPDSFQYYIIEVNPRVSRSSALASKATGYPIAKLAAKIATGLTLDEMINPVTGTSYACFEPALDYVVTKIPRWPFDKFESAKRNLGTQMKATGEVMAIGRSIEESLLKAVRSLENNVYHLEIEQNDAEWVERRIRKAGDERLFYIGEALRMGVSIEDIHDWSKIDFFFLNKMNNIIQLEKTLKEDASYDSLYKAKRMGFSDKTIAKLWNMTEEDVYNRRKADGIMPVYKMVDTCAAEFESETPYFYGTYEDENESLVSSRKKVVVLGSGPIRIGQGVEFDYATVHSVWAIKEAGYEAIVINSNPETVSTDFSISDKLYFEPLTLEDVMHVIDLEKPEGVVVQFGGQTAINLADGLAKRGVKILGTSLEDVDRAENRDQFEKALKTLGIPQPEGKTAVSEEQAVAIAGEIGYPVLVRPSYVLGGRAMEIVYHESELRQYMNTAVKASPEHPVLIDRYLTGKEIEVDAISDGETVCIPGIMEHIERAGVHSGDSIAVYPPQSLTPDQIATLEDYTIRLAKGLNIKGLINIQYVISKGEIFVLEVNPRSSRTVPFMSKITGIPMANMAMKAILGEKISSLGFGTGLVPQKEGVYVKVPVFSFAKLKRVDITLGPEMKSTGEVIGKDETLEKALYKGLTAAGMNIKHHGSVLLTVSDKDKEAGTILAERFHRLGYHILATEGTAQTFKEAGIPAEPINKIGEQGKTLIDGIQSGEIQLVVNTLTKGKQPARDGFRIRRESVENGVPCLTSLDTAEAMLRVLESMNFTMAPMSPIKKAALV is encoded by the coding sequence ATGCCTAAACGTACAGATATCAAAACCATTTTAGTGATCGGGTCTGGTCCAATTATTATCGGACAGGCTGCAGAGTTTGATTATGCAGGTACACAGGCCTGCCTCGCTTTGAAGGAAGAAGGATATCGTGTCGTACTGGTCAATTCAAATCCGGCAACGATCATGACGGACACTGAAATTGCGGATAAGGTGTATATGGAACCTCTGACAGTTGAATTCATCAGCAGAATTATCAGAATGGAAAGACCTGACGCATTGCTGCCGACACTCGGCGGGCAGACAGCACTGAATCTTGCTGTTGAATTATCGGATAGCGGGATATTAGAAGATTGCGGTGTTGAAATACTCGGAACGAAGCTTGATGCGATCCAGCAGGCAGAAGATAGAGATCTATTCAGAAAGCTGATGAATGAATTAAATGAGCCGGTCCCGGAGAGTGAAATCATTCATAACCTTGATGAAGCATATGCATTTGTACAGGAAATTGGTTATCCGGTCATCGTCCGCCCTGCATTTACACTTGGCGGAACAGGCGGCGGGATCTGCAACAATGAAGAAGAATTGGTTGAGGTCGTAACTTCCGGCTTGAAGTACAGCCCGGTTACGCAGTGTCTTCTCGAGAAGAGTATTGCCGGATTTAAGGAAATTGAATATGAAGTCATGCGCGATAAGGATGATCATGCCATCGTAGTTTGTAACATGGAAAACATTGATCCGGTTGGGATTCATACAGGAGATTCAATCGTCGTCGCTCCTTCTCAGACACTTAGCGACAGAGAATACCAGATGCTTAGAAACTGCTCCCTGAAAATCATTCGCGCCCTTGGAATTGAAGGAGGCTGTAACGTACAGCTCGCACTCGACCCTGACAGCTTCCAGTATTATATTATCGAAGTTAATCCACGCGTCAGCAGATCTTCAGCACTTGCATCTAAAGCAACCGGCTATCCGATTGCAAAGCTCGCAGCAAAAATTGCAACAGGCCTGACGCTTGATGAAATGATTAACCCGGTAACCGGTACATCTTATGCCTGCTTTGAGCCTGCGCTTGATTATGTGGTAACAAAGATTCCAAGATGGCCATTTGATAAATTTGAATCTGCGAAGCGTAACCTCGGTACACAGATGAAAGCAACCGGTGAAGTGATGGCAATCGGGCGGTCAATTGAAGAGTCACTTTTAAAAGCAGTGCGATCTCTTGAAAATAACGTATATCATCTGGAAATTGAGCAAAATGATGCAGAATGGGTAGAGCGCCGGATCAGAAAAGCGGGGGATGAGCGCCTCTTTTATATCGGTGAAGCACTGAGAATGGGTGTATCAATCGAAGACATTCATGACTGGAGTAAAATTGATTTCTTCTTCCTGAACAAAATGAACAACATTATTCAGCTCGAAAAGACACTTAAGGAAGATGCTTCATATGACAGTCTCTATAAAGCTAAAAGAATGGGCTTCAGTGACAAAACAATCGCTAAGCTCTGGAATATGACTGAAGAAGACGTCTATAACAGAAGAAAAGCTGACGGGATTATGCCGGTTTACAAAATGGTTGATACATGTGCTGCTGAGTTTGAATCAGAAACGCCATATTTCTACGGTACGTATGAAGATGAAAATGAGTCTCTTGTCAGCAGCCGTAAAAAAGTAGTGGTGCTCGGTTCAGGTCCGATCAGAATAGGTCAGGGCGTTGAGTTCGATTATGCAACGGTTCATTCAGTGTGGGCAATTAAAGAAGCGGGATATGAAGCAATCGTCATTAATAGTAACCCAGAAACAGTTTCCACAGACTTCTCAATCTCAGACAAGCTTTATTTTGAACCGCTGACACTTGAAGATGTGATGCATGTTATTGACCTTGAAAAGCCTGAAGGAGTAGTCGTTCAGTTCGGCGGTCAGACAGCCATCAACCTGGCAGACGGTCTCGCTAAAAGAGGTGTGAAAATTCTTGGGACATCACTTGAAGACGTTGATCGCGCAGAAAACAGGGATCAGTTTGAAAAAGCCCTTAAAACCCTTGGAATTCCTCAGCCGGAAGGGAAAACTGCAGTATCAGAAGAGCAGGCAGTTGCCATCGCTGGAGAGATTGGATATCCGGTACTCGTAAGACCTTCATACGTGCTTGGCGGACGTGCGATGGAGATTGTCTACCATGAATCAGAGCTTCGTCAGTATATGAATACAGCGGTAAAAGCAAGTCCTGAGCATCCGGTATTAATTGACCGTTACCTGACTGGTAAAGAAATTGAGGTTGATGCAATCAGTGATGGAGAAACAGTATGTATTCCGGGGATTATGGAGCATATTGAACGCGCGGGTGTTCACTCAGGTGACTCCATAGCAGTCTATCCACCTCAGTCACTGACACCTGATCAGATCGCAACACTTGAGGATTATACAATCCGTCTTGCGAAAGGCTTAAATATTAAAGGATTGATTAATATACAGTATGTCATCTCTAAGGGCGAAATCTTCGTACTAGAAGTGAACCCAAGATCAAGCCGTACAGTACCTTTTATGAGCAAAATTACAGGAATTCCAATGGCGAATATGGCAATGAAGGCCATCCTTGGTGAAAAAATCAGCTCTTTAGGATTCGGCACCGGCCTTGTTCCACAAAAAGAAGGTGTTTACGTGAAAGTGCCTGTCTTCTCATTTGCAAAGCTGAAACGTGTTGATATTACCCTCGGACCTGAGATGAAATCAACAGGAGAAGTCATCGGAAAAGACGAAACGCTTGAGAAGGCGCTTTATAAAGGGCTGACTGCAGCCGGTATGAACATCAAGCATCACGGCTCAGTACTTTTAACAGTATCGGATAAAGATAAAGAAGCGGGAACAATACTAGCAGAAAGGTTCCATCGTCTTGGTTATCATATCCTTGCAACTGAAGGAACTGCGCAGACTTTTAAAGAAGCGGGCATTCCTGCAGAGCCGATCAATAAAATCGGTGAACAGGGTAAAACGCTAATCGACGGAATCCAGTCAGGCGAGATTCAACTGGTAGTTAATACGCTGACGAAAGGGAAACAGCCTGCAAGAGACGGATTCAGAATCCGCCGCGAGTCAGTTGAAAATGGCGTGCCATGTCTGACATCACTTGATACAGCGGAAGCCATGCTTCGTGTGCTAGAATCAATGAACTTTACAATGGCGCCAATGAGCCCGATTAAAAAGGCGGCTTTAGTATGA
- a CDS encoding dihydroorotate dehydrogenase 1B, which produces MDKLSVSLPGLDLKNPVMPASGCFGFGREYSQFYDLSLLGSIMVKATTLEQRMGNPVPRVAETSSGMLNAIGLQNPGLEKVINTELPWLEQFDLPVIANVAGSMTEDYVEVARHISKVHNVKALELNISCPNVKEGGIAFGTDPQTARELTKQVKAVSSVPVYVKLSPNVANITEMALAVEEGGADGLTMINTLVGMRLDHKTGKPVIANKTGGLSGPAIKPVALRMVYEVSQVSSLPIIAMGGISSAWDVIDFISAGASAAAVGTANFVNPFVCKEIIDELPRILNELGAAHIHDLKGRSWKVGEIANHRA; this is translated from the coding sequence ATGGATAAGCTTAGCGTCAGCCTTCCGGGTCTTGACTTGAAAAATCCGGTTATGCCAGCGTCCGGATGCTTCGGTTTCGGCAGGGAGTACAGTCAGTTTTATGATTTAAGCCTGCTCGGATCCATTATGGTAAAAGCTACAACGCTAGAGCAGAGAATGGGTAACCCGGTTCCGCGTGTGGCAGAAACTTCATCAGGTATGCTAAATGCAATCGGACTGCAAAATCCCGGTCTGGAGAAAGTGATCAATACTGAACTCCCCTGGCTTGAACAGTTCGACCTGCCGGTGATTGCAAATGTCGCGGGGTCAATGACTGAAGATTATGTTGAAGTGGCTCGGCATATATCAAAAGTTCACAATGTCAAGGCGCTTGAACTGAATATATCCTGCCCTAACGTAAAAGAAGGCGGAATTGCATTTGGTACTGATCCGCAAACTGCCAGAGAGCTGACTAAACAAGTGAAAGCAGTTTCCTCAGTCCCGGTGTATGTAAAGCTTTCACCTAATGTAGCAAATATCACCGAGATGGCACTTGCCGTTGAAGAAGGCGGGGCAGATGGACTGACGATGATCAATACGCTCGTTGGTATGCGCCTGGATCACAAAACAGGGAAGCCGGTCATTGCGAATAAAACCGGAGGACTCTCAGGCCCTGCGATCAAACCGGTTGCACTCCGGATGGTTTATGAAGTGAGTCAGGTTTCATCGCTGCCGATTATTGCGATGGGCGGCATCAGTTCAGCGTGGGACGTGATTGATTTTATTTCTGCCGGCGCAAGTGCTGCTGCAGTCGGAACTGCAAACTTCGTCAATCCATTCGTCTGCAAGGAAATCATTGATGAGCTGCCGAGGATTTTGAATGAACTCGGTGCAGCGCATATACATGATCTGAAAGGGAGGTCCTGGAAAGTTGGAGAAATTGCCAATCATCGCGCTTGA
- a CDS encoding orotidine 5'-phosphate decarboxylase encodes MEKLPIIALDFTGEEAIHFLKKFDEQLFVKVGMELFYESGPSIIKEIKDLGHKIFLDLKLHDIPTTVQKAMRQLAVLDVDLVNVHAAGGLQMMKAAVAGLNEGSTGKRPDIIAVTQLTSTSEIQMKNEQQIQGELIQSVQHYAALAKEAGLDGVVCAATDCEHLVNKLGTGFKYITPGIRPTGTAVNDQVRTATPSEAARLGAYSIVVGRAITGSADPVASYHQIKKEWSGTDE; translated from the coding sequence TTGGAGAAATTGCCAATCATCGCGCTTGATTTCACAGGGGAAGAAGCCATTCATTTTTTGAAAAAATTTGATGAACAGCTTTTTGTAAAAGTTGGGATGGAGCTTTTTTATGAAAGCGGACCTTCAATCATTAAGGAAATAAAAGACTTGGGACATAAAATCTTTCTTGACTTGAAACTGCACGATATTCCTACAACTGTTCAAAAAGCAATGAGACAGCTTGCAGTTCTTGATGTAGACCTTGTAAATGTTCACGCAGCAGGCGGTCTTCAGATGATGAAGGCTGCGGTAGCTGGACTGAATGAAGGATCAACTGGCAAAAGACCAGATATTATCGCAGTTACTCAGCTCACCTCTACTTCAGAAATTCAAATGAAAAACGAACAGCAAATACAGGGAGAACTGATTCAATCAGTTCAGCATTATGCAGCACTTGCGAAAGAGGCGGGGCTTGATGGGGTTGTGTGTGCAGCAACAGATTGTGAACACCTGGTCAATAAACTCGGGACAGGTTTCAAATATATAACACCCGGCATCCGTCCAACAGGAACTGCAGTAAACGATCAGGTCAGAACAGCCACTCCTTCAGAAGCTGCAAGGCTAGGTGCTTATTCAATTGTTGTCGGCAGAGCCATCACAGGAAGCGCTGATCCGGTAGCAAGTTATCATCAAATTAAAAAAGAATGGAGCGGGACTGATGAATAA
- a CDS encoding orotate phosphoribosyltransferase produces the protein MNKQMAAYLLEIKAVELKPENPFTWASGIKSPIYCDNRLIMSYPEIRSFAADQLADLIKTKFPDAELIAGTATAGIPHAAWVSERMELPMNYVRSSAKKHGKTNQIEGKVTPGKKAVVIEDLISTGGSSIDAVKALEEQGIEVLGVAALFTYGFKKAEQQFKEAGVPYHTVTNFDTLIAQAEEMNYISKDQLTELAKWKSEF, from the coding sequence ATGAATAAACAAATGGCAGCTTATCTGCTTGAAATTAAAGCTGTGGAATTAAAGCCGGAAAATCCTTTTACCTGGGCGTCTGGAATCAAATCTCCAATATACTGTGACAACCGCTTAATCATGTCATATCCGGAAATCAGATCATTTGCTGCAGACCAGCTGGCAGATCTGATTAAAACCAAGTTTCCTGATGCAGAACTCATTGCAGGAACGGCTACAGCCGGCATTCCTCATGCTGCCTGGGTCAGTGAACGAATGGAACTGCCAATGAACTATGTGCGCTCTTCGGCAAAAAAGCACGGTAAAACGAACCAGATCGAAGGAAAAGTAACGCCAGGTAAAAAAGCGGTTGTCATAGAAGATTTAATCTCAACAGGTGGAAGCAGCATCGATGCTGTAAAAGCACTTGAAGAGCAGGGGATAGAAGTATTAGGGGTTGCTGCACTATTTACATACGGCTTCAAAAAAGCAGAGCAGCAATTCAAAGAAGCGGGTGTCCCTTACCACACAGTCACAAACTTTGATACACTGATCGCACAGGCCGAAGAAATGAATTACATCAGCAAAGACCAGTTAACGGAGCTGGCGAAGTGGAAGAGTGAGTTCTAG
- a CDS encoding guanylate kinase — protein MIEKGVLIVLSGPSGVGKGTVRKELFSAENTAYEYSVSMTTRLPREGEVDGKDYFFKTREEFEALIERDKLLEYAEYVGNYYGTPVDYVRETLDNGKDVFLEIEVEGAKQVREKFPEGLFIFLAPPSLSELETRLVTRGTESDDVIRTRVEAARRELSMMNLYDYVVENDHVEHACERINAIVMAEHLKRERVEARYKKMLEVE, from the coding sequence ATGATTGAAAAAGGCGTACTGATTGTTCTGTCAGGACCATCAGGAGTAGGTAAAGGTACTGTGAGAAAAGAATTATTCTCAGCAGAAAATACAGCATATGAATATTCTGTTTCAATGACTACTCGTCTTCCGCGTGAAGGTGAAGTCGATGGAAAAGACTATTTCTTTAAAACACGAGAAGAGTTTGAAGCATTAATTGAGCGCGATAAACTGCTTGAATATGCAGAGTATGTAGGGAATTATTATGGAACACCGGTTGATTATGTGAGAGAAACACTTGATAATGGTAAGGATGTATTTCTTGAAATAGAAGTAGAAGGTGCAAAGCAGGTAAGAGAGAAGTTCCCTGAAGGACTTTTTATTTTCCTTGCACCCCCTAGTCTGTCAGAGCTTGAAACACGACTGGTTACACGCGGAACTGAAAGTGACGATGTCATCAGAACCCGAGTGGAAGCTGCAAGAAGAGAACTATCCATGATGAATCTGTATGATTACGTTGTTGAAAATGACCACGTTGAACATGCATGTGAGCGGATTAATGCAATTGTTATGGCAGAACATCTTAAAAGAGAGCGGGTAGAAGCCCGCTATAAAAAAATGCTGGAGGTCGAATAA
- a CDS encoding DNA-directed RNA polymerase subunit omega → MLYPSSDALRKNIDSKYSLVSVAAKRARNMQEKGDKGSLESYHSVKFVGQALEEIAAGQLVMKKPQEGILYEDEK, encoded by the coding sequence ATGTTATATCCATCATCTGATGCGTTAAGAAAGAATATCGATTCAAAATATTCACTTGTGAGTGTAGCTGCAAAGCGCGCCCGCAATATGCAGGAAAAAGGTGATAAAGGTTCACTTGAATCTTATCATTCAGTTAAATTCGTCGGACAGGCACTTGAAGAAATTGCAGCTGGTCAGCTTGTAATGAAAAAGCCTCAGGAAGGCATCCTTTACGAAGACGAAAAATAA
- a CDS encoding phosphopantothenoylcysteine decarboxylase produces the protein MVNKNILLCVSGGIAVYKAVALTSKLSQAGFNVKVMMTESAIEFVTPLTFQAMSRNDVYYDTFDEKDSAKIAHIDLADWADLVLIAPATANVLGKLANGIADDMITTTLLATTAPVWAAPAMNVHMYSHPAVLKNIDTLHERGVRFIEPSEGFLACGYVGKGRLEEPEKITEIITQYFDQKPVQLLKGKKLLITAGPTREKIDPVRFFTNHSSGKMGYAIAKAASEAGADVTLVSGPVTITPPSGVTTIMVETAEEMYNQVLNHFDEADIVIKSAAVADYRPAETSDQKMKKKDGTLTIEFERTKDILKTLGVQKKHQILIGFAAETEQLETYAKRKLESKNADMIVGNNILTEGAGFGTDTNAVTFFRKDGTISELPLQTKEQVAQALLSEIDHLLKERSV, from the coding sequence TTGGTGAATAAAAATATACTCCTTTGTGTATCAGGGGGAATTGCAGTATATAAAGCGGTCGCACTGACCAGTAAACTGAGTCAGGCAGGCTTCAATGTAAAGGTTATGATGACGGAAAGTGCAATAGAGTTTGTCACACCGCTTACATTTCAGGCGATGTCTAGAAATGATGTATATTACGATACATTTGATGAAAAGGATTCAGCGAAAATTGCTCACATTGACCTGGCTGACTGGGCAGATCTTGTCTTGATCGCACCTGCGACTGCCAACGTATTAGGTAAGCTTGCTAATGGCATTGCTGATGACATGATTACAACAACACTGCTTGCGACAACAGCACCTGTATGGGCAGCACCGGCAATGAACGTTCATATGTACAGTCATCCGGCAGTTTTAAAAAATATTGATACGCTGCACGAGCGGGGCGTACGTTTTATTGAGCCTTCAGAAGGATTTTTGGCATGCGGTTATGTAGGAAAAGGCCGGCTTGAGGAGCCTGAGAAAATTACTGAGATCATTACACAGTACTTTGATCAAAAACCCGTCCAGCTACTAAAAGGTAAAAAGCTATTAATCACCGCTGGACCTACGAGAGAAAAAATCGATCCGGTCCGCTTTTTTACGAATCATTCAAGCGGGAAAATGGGATATGCAATCGCAAAAGCAGCTTCAGAGGCAGGAGCAGATGTCACACTGGTTTCTGGTCCGGTTACAATTACACCGCCATCTGGTGTGACGACCATTATGGTGGAAACTGCAGAAGAAATGTACAATCAGGTACTCAATCATTTTGATGAGGCGGATATTGTGATTAAAAGTGCCGCGGTTGCAGATTACCGTCCTGCTGAGACGAGCGATCAGAAAATGAAGAAAAAAGACGGTACCCTGACAATCGAATTTGAACGGACAAAAGATATTTTAAAAACACTTGGTGTGCAAAAGAAACATCAGATTCTGATTGGCTTTGCAGCTGAAACAGAGCAGCTCGAAACCTATGCAAAACGAAAGCTGGAATCAAAAAATGCAGATATGATTGTCGGTAATAACATCCTGACTGAGGGGGCTGGCTTTGGAACAGACACAAATGCAGTGACGTTCTTCAGAAAAGACGGGACGATTTCCGAGCTTCCACTGCAGACGAAAGAACAGGTTGCACAAGCGCTTCTCAGTGAAATTGATCATTTGCTGAAGGAACGATCTGTATGA